The following coding sequences lie in one Caretta caretta isolate rCarCar2 chromosome 28, rCarCar1.hap1, whole genome shotgun sequence genomic window:
- the CLDN15 gene encoding claudin-15 isoform X2: MAAAVEAGGFFLGSFGWALLGVTLPNSYWRVSTVEGNVITTSTLFENLWQSCATDSTGVYNCRDFPSMLGLTGYLQACRALMITALLFGFLAIVCSVVGMKCTKVANGNPEVKGKMAAAGGCMFILGGLCGMVALSWYAFNITRDFFDPLFPGTKYEIGPALYVGWSGSLLAIVGGGCLLGSCCTPSSQDKSFHYALPKAGPSRLRRGSDASTGGQYGKNAYV; this comes from the exons ATGGCCGCGGCGGTGGAGGCCGGGGGCTTCTTCCTGGGCTCCTTTGGCTGGGCGCTGCTGGGGGTGACGCTGCCCAACAGCTACTGGCGGGTGTCCACGGTGGAGGGCAACGTGATCACCACCTCCACCCTCTTCGAGAACCTCTGGCAGAGCTGCGCCACGGACTCCACCGGCGTCTACAACTGCAGGGACTTCCCCTCCATGCTGGGGCTGACCG GCTACCTGCAGGCCTGCCGAGCCCTGATGATCACAGCCCTGCTCTTCGGCTTCCTGGCCATCGTCTGCAGCGTGGTGGGGATGAAGTGCACCAAGGTGGCGAACGGGAACCCCGAAGTCAAGGGGAAGATGGCGGCCGCTGGGGGCTGCATGTTCATCCTGGGGG ggCTGTGCGGGATGGTGGCGCTCTCCTGGTACGCCTTCAACATCACCCGCGACTTCTTCGACCCCCTCTTCCCCGGCACCAA GTACGAGATCGGCCCGGCGCTGTACGTGGGCTGGAGCGGGTCCCTGCTGGCCATCGTCGGGGGCGGCTGCCTCCTGGGGTCCTGCTGCACCCCGTCCTCGCAGGACAAGAG CTTCCACTACGCCCTCCCCAAGGCCGGCCCCAGTCGCCTGCGGAGAGGGTCCGACGCCAGCACCGGCGGGCAATACGGCAAGAACGCCTACGTCtag
- the CLDN15 gene encoding claudin-15 isoform X1 yields MAAAVEAGGFFLGSFGWALLGVTLPNSYWRVSTVEGNVITTSTLFENLWQSCATDSTGVYNCWGFPSMLGVTGYLQACRALMITALLFGFLAIVCSVVGMKCTKVANGNPEVKGKMAAAGGCMFILGGLCGMVALSWYAFNITRDFFDPLFPGTKYEIGPALYVGWSGSLLAIVGGGCLLGSCCTPSSQDKSFHYALPKAGPSRLRRGSDASTGGQYGKNAYV; encoded by the exons ATGGCCGCGGCGGTGGAGGCGGGGGGCTTCTTCCTCGGCTCCTTTGGCTGGGCGCTGCTGGGGGTGACGCTGCCCAACAGCTACTGGCGGGTGTCCACGGTGGAGGGCAACGTGATCACCACCTCCACCCTCTTCGAGAACCTCTGGCAGAGCTGCGCCACGGACTCCACCGGCGTCTACAACTGCTGGGGCTTCCCCTCCATGCTGGGGGTGACCG GCTACCTGCAGGCCTGCCGAGCCCTGATGATCACAGCCCTGCTCTTCGGCTTCCTGGCCATCGTCTGCAGCGTGGTGGGGATGAAGTGCACCAAGGTGGCGAACGGGAACCCCGAAGTCAAGGGGAAGATGGCGGCCGCTGGGGGCTGCATGTTCATCCTGGGGG ggCTGTGCGGGATGGTGGCGCTCTCCTGGTACGCCTTCAACATCACCCGCGACTTCTTCGACCCCCTCTTCCCCGGCACCAA GTACGAGATCGGCCCGGCGCTGTACGTGGGCTGGAGCGGGTCCCTGCTGGCCATCGTCGGGGGCGGCTGCCTCCTGGGGTCCTGCTGCACCCCGTCCTCGCAGGACAAGAG CTTCCACTACGCCCTCCCCAAGGCCGGCCCCAGTCGCCTGCGGAGAGGGTCCGACGCCAGCACCGGCGGGCAATACGGCAAGAACGCCTACGTCtag
- the CLDN15 gene encoding claudin-15 isoform X3 — protein sequence MAAAVEAGGFFLGSFGWALLGVTLPNSYWRVSTVEGNVITTSTLFENLWQSCATDSTGVYNCWGFPSMLGVTGYLQACRALMITALLFGFLAIVCSVVGMKCTKVANGNPEVKGKMAAAGGCMFILGGLCGMVALSWYAFNITRDFFDPLFPGTNFHYALPKAGPSRLRRGSDASTGGQYGKNAYV from the exons ATGGCCGCGGCGGTGGAGGCGGGGGGCTTCTTCCTCGGCTCCTTTGGCTGGGCGCTGCTGGGGGTGACGCTGCCCAACAGCTACTGGCGGGTGTCCACGGTGGAGGGCAACGTGATCACCACCTCCACCCTCTTCGAGAACCTCTGGCAGAGCTGCGCCACGGACTCCACCGGCGTCTACAACTGCTGGGGCTTCCCCTCCATGCTGGGGGTGACCG GCTACCTGCAGGCCTGCCGAGCCCTGATGATCACAGCCCTGCTCTTCGGCTTCCTGGCCATCGTCTGCAGCGTGGTGGGGATGAAGTGCACCAAGGTGGCGAACGGGAACCCCGAAGTCAAGGGGAAGATGGCGGCCGCTGGGGGCTGCATGTTCATCCTGGGGG ggCTGTGCGGGATGGTGGCGCTCTCCTGGTACGCCTTCAACATCACCCGCGACTTCTTCGACCCCCTCTTCCCCGGCACCAA CTTCCACTACGCCCTCCCCAAGGCCGGCCCCAGTCGCCTGCGGAGAGGGTCCGACGCCAGCACCGGCGGGCAATACGGCAAGAACGCCTACGTCtag
- the ADAT3 gene encoding putative inactive tRNA-specific adenosine deaminase-like protein 3 produces MVAASALAGRLHAGRGAMEPDCKRRKMEAPEDPPWEALLVLPELESQEVELTPAYAAPVLLRTETSRLVRELSAARPLTALPHLKRVRAPGGTRPLEVLLCLAGPSPDASPALAELLPDGRVDLRGLGEPFLVRVPARAPLTRPQFEEAARHWPTAFHENKRTSQALAGRLFTPQDKAAMEAHMEHAVRAACRGAELGMVPAGAAVVDPATGRVLAVGHDCRNGLHPLLHATMVCIDLVACGQGGGTYNYRDYPACSFLPRDGRPQPGNGLPYICTGYDLYLTREPCAMCAMALVHSRIQRVFYGVSAPHGALGTRYRIHGRQDLNHRYEVFSGVLQGPCQRLGQEPAAR; encoded by the exons ATGGTGGCCGCCTCCGCTCTGGCCGGCCGGCTCCATG cggGCCGTGGGGCGATGGAGCCGGACTGCAAGCGCAGGAAGATGGAGGCGCCAGAGGACCCCCCGTGGGAGGCGTTGCTGGTCCTGCCCGAGCTGGAGTCGCAGGAGGTCGAGCTGACCCCAGCCTACGCCGCCCCCGTGCTGCTCAGGACCGAGACGTCCCGCCTGGTGCGGGAGCTGTCGGCCGCGCGCCCCCTGACGGCGCTCCCCCACCTGAAGCGCGTGCGGGCGCCGGGGGGCACTCGGCCGCTGGAGGTGCTCCTCTGCCTGGCCGGCCCCTCGCCGGACGCCTCGCCGGCCCTGGCGGAGCTGCTCCCGGACGGGCGGGTGGACCTCCGTGGCCTGGGAGAGCCCTTCCTGGTGCGGGTGCCGGCACGGGCCCCCCTCACCCGGCCCCAGTTCGAGGAGGCCGCCCGGCACTGGCCCACGGCCTTCCACGAGAACAAGCGGACCAGCCAGGCTCTGGCCGGGCGGCTCTTCACGCCCCAGGACAAGGCGGCCATGGAAGCTCACATGGAGCACGCCGTCCGTGCTGCGTGccggggggcggagctggggatGGTGCCGGCGGGCGCCGCCGTGGTCGACCCGGCCACGGGGCGGGTCCTGGCGGTGGGGCACGACTGCCGGAACGGCCTCCACCCGCTGCTCCACGCCACCATGGTCTGCATCGACCTGGTTGCCTGCGGCCAGGGCGGAGGGACCTACAACTACCGGGACTATCCCGCCTGCTCCTTCCTGCCCCGGGACGGGCGCCCTCAACCTGGCAACGGGCTCCCCTACATCTGCACCGGTTACGACCTGTACCTGACCCGGGAGCCCTGTGCCATGTGCGCCATGGCCCTGGTCCACTCCAGAATCCAGCGGGTCTTTTACGGCGTGTCCGCCCCGCACGGGGCCTTGGGGACCCGGTACCGCATCCACGGCCGCCAAGATCTGAATCACCGCTACGAGGTCTTCAGCGGCGTCCTGCAGGGGCCATGCCAACGCCTCGGCCAGGAGCCCGCTGCCCGCTAG
- the LOC125628639 gene encoding dnaJ homolog subfamily C member 3, translating into MEPGRGAGPGPGLWRCGRRLLWAASLLCVLLDLQLPGLLASGQAEIENHLEMGRKLLAAGQLAEALSHYHSAVEGDPKNYLTYYKRATIYLAMGKFRSALPDLSKAIELKPDFLAARLQRGSILLKQGNTEQAKQDFEAVLQSDPSHKEAQSQLARLTELEVSMQEARAAYQRTDYAGAIRILERAVEISPWAPEAKELRAECYLLLGDYGKAILDLKPTTKLRADNRAAFLKLSQLYYGLGEHEEALAQVRECLKLDQDDKACFAHYKQVKKLSKQLESAEEHVQAQRYEEAIDKYKAAMKTESQVEVYIIRAKARICHCLSKSKRPQEAIDVCTEAHQRDPRNIFILRDRAEAYILNEEFQQAVEDYQEAKEFDGENEEVKEGLERAQKLLKQSKKRDYYKILGIRRNANKQEIIKAYRKLAQQWHPDNFQSEDEKKEAEKKFIDIAAAKEVLTDPDMRQKFDSGEDPLDPENQQGGGGHPHQWPFEFNPFGSGNFHFKFHFN; encoded by the exons ATGGAGCCCGGGCGGGgagccgggccggggccggggctgtGGCGCTGCGGGCGGCGGCTGCTCTGGGCCGCCTCCCTGCTCTGCGTCCTGCtggacctgcagctcccag GTTTGCTGGCCTCCGGGCAGGCCGAGATCGAGAACCACCTGGAAATGGGGCGCAAGCTGCTGGCGGCCGGACAGCTGGCCGAGGCACTGTCTCATTACCACTCCGCCGTCG AAGGCGACCCCAAGAATTACCTCACCTATTACAAGCGAGCGACCATCTACTTGGCCATGGGCAAGTTCCGCTCGGCGCTACCCGACCTGTCGAAGGCCATTGAGCTCAAGCCGGACTTCCTGGCC gccaggctgcagaggggcagcattCTCCTGAAGCAGGGCAACACGGAGCAGGCCAAGCAGGACTTTGAAGCTGTG CTGCAGAGCGATCCCAGCCACAAGGAGGCTCAGAGCCAGCTAGCCAGACTCACCGAGCTGGAAGTGTCCATGCAGGAGGCCCGGGCAGCCTATCAGAGGACAGACTACGCGGGAGCCATCCGCATCCTGGAGCGAGCTGTCGAG ATCTCCCCGTGGGCCCCCGAGGCCAAGGAGCTGCGCGCCGAGTGCTATCTCCTGCTGGGCGACTACGGCAAGGCCATCCTGGACCTGAAACCCACCACCAAGCTCCGCGCCGACAACCGGGCAGCTTTCCTTAAGCTCAGCCAGCTCTACTACGGCCTGGGGGAGCACGAGGAGGCCCTGGC GCAGGTGCGTGAATGTCTCAAGCTGGATCAGGACGACAAGGCGTGCTTTGCCCACTACAAGCAGGTCAAGAAGCTCTCCAAGCAGCTGGAGTCGGCCGAGGAGCACGTCCAAGCGCAGAG GTACGAGGAAGCCATCGACAAGTATAAAGCGGCCATGAAGACGGAATCGCAAGTGGAAGTTTACATCATCAGGGCCAAGGCCCGCATCTGTCACTGCCTCTCCAAG AGCAAACGGCCCCAGGAAGCCATCGACGTGTGCACGGAGGCTCACCAGCGGGACCCACGCAACATCTTCATCCTGCGTGACAGGGCCGAGGCCTACATCCTCAACGAGGAGTTCCAGCAAG CGGTGGAGGATTACCAGGAGGCCAAGGAGTTTGACGGGGAAAACGAGGAGgtgaaggaggggctggagagagcccAGAAGCTGCTGAAGCAGTCAAAGAAACGGGACTACTACAAGATCCTGGGGATCCGGAG gaacgCCAACAAGCAGGAGATCATCAAGGCCTACCGGAAGCTGGCCCAGCAATGGCATCCCGACAACTTCCAGTCCGAGGACGAGAAGAAGGAGGCGGAGAAGAAGTTCATCGACATCGCAGCCGCTAAAGAGGTCCTGACAGACCCAG ACATGCGGCAGAAGTTTGACTCCGGAGAGGACCCCTTGGACCCCGAGAACCAGCAAGGGGGGGGAGGGCACCCCCACCAGTGGCCTTTTGAGTTTAACCCCTTCGGCTCTGGCAATTTTCACTTCAAATTCCACTTCAATTAG